From Chryseobacterium shandongense, the proteins below share one genomic window:
- a CDS encoding sodium:solute symporter family transporter translates to MGNLATLDIVIFLIYFVVVAGYGIWIYNRKKSSATGSKDYFLAEGSLTWWAIGASLIASNISAEQFIGMSGEGFFVGIAVAAYEWIAAIALIIIAVWFIPIYLKNKIYTMPQFLETRYNKSVSLIMAVFWLFLYVIVNLTSILYLGALAIDTLLGGDNLHIIMIGLLLMALLIGLGGMKVIGYTDVIQVAVLIIGGFATVYMALQIVDQRINGAAVGNALAGFNTLIHEAPQHFKLILEKPKTTTTTLAMPENLNVQKYVVLPGLAMYFAGQWIVNLNYWGCNQYITQRALGADLKTARTGILFAGFLKLFMPIIVMLPGIAAYVLYTKGHLPGFNGVKDGAYSAILGFLPTGLKGLAVAALTAAIVASLAGKVNSISTIFTLDIYKKYLKADATEIEMVRTGRWAIIIAMFLALAFTWTDVLGIGGEGGFTFIQKYTGFISPGVFAMFLLGMFWKRTTGTAALVGVILGFVLAIFFNSFAVDIFGKETWLYTAFTYEKLEGGVVHTITEIPFLINMGWSFVITIIVMILISLAGPKVNPKAFVIDASMFKVDNRTLVLIVVTLLLLTALYVRFW, encoded by the coding sequence ATGGGGAATTTAGCAACTCTTGATATCGTTATATTTTTGATCTATTTTGTAGTCGTTGCCGGCTATGGAATATGGATTTATAATAGAAAAAAATCTTCAGCAACAGGAAGTAAAGATTATTTTCTTGCAGAAGGATCACTTACCTGGTGGGCGATCGGCGCGAGTTTAATCGCTTCAAATATTTCAGCGGAACAGTTCATCGGAATGTCCGGAGAAGGATTTTTCGTGGGAATTGCTGTTGCTGCTTACGAATGGATCGCCGCAATAGCCTTAATTATTATTGCAGTCTGGTTCATTCCAATTTATCTTAAAAATAAGATTTACACAATGCCGCAGTTTCTGGAAACCCGTTACAACAAATCGGTTTCGTTGATTATGGCGGTGTTCTGGCTGTTCTTGTACGTGATTGTTAACCTTACTTCCATTCTTTACCTCGGAGCTTTGGCAATTGATACACTGCTTGGCGGGGACAATCTTCACATCATTATGATCGGATTGCTTTTAATGGCTTTGCTGATTGGTCTTGGAGGTATGAAGGTAATCGGTTACACAGATGTAATTCAGGTAGCAGTTTTAATTATCGGTGGTTTTGCTACGGTATATATGGCATTGCAGATTGTTGATCAGAGAATCAATGGTGCAGCTGTAGGAAATGCATTGGCAGGATTCAACACGTTAATCCATGAAGCACCGCAGCATTTTAAACTGATTCTTGAAAAGCCAAAAACAACCACAACCACTTTAGCAATGCCGGAAAATCTTAATGTTCAGAAATATGTTGTTCTTCCGGGATTAGCAATGTATTTTGCCGGACAGTGGATTGTAAACCTGAATTATTGGGGATGTAACCAGTACATTACACAGCGTGCTTTGGGCGCAGATCTGAAAACGGCGAGAACAGGAATTCTTTTTGCCGGATTCTTGAAATTATTCATGCCGATTATCGTGATGCTTCCGGGTATTGCTGCCTATGTTTTATATACGAAAGGACATTTACCTGGCTTTAATGGAGTGAAAGATGGTGCTTATTCAGCGATTTTAGGTTTTTTGCCAACAGGACTTAAAGGTCTTGCCGTAGCCGCTCTTACTGCAGCAATTGTGGCATCGCTGGCGGGAAAAGTGAATAGTATTTCAACGATTTTTACCTTGGATATTTATAAAAAATATTTGAAAGCTGATGCTACGGAAATTGAAATGGTGAGAACCGGAAGATGGGCGATTATCATTGCGATGTTCTTGGCCTTGGCATTTACATGGACCGATGTTTTGGGAATAGGTGGAGAGGGTGGATTTACCTTCATCCAGAAGTACACAGGATTTATCAGTCCGGGAGTTTTTGCCATGTTCCTTTTAGGAATGTTCTGGAAAAGAACAACCGGAACCGCAGCTTTGGTGGGGGTAATCTTAGGTTTCGTTCTGGCCATATTCTTCAACAGCTTTGCAGTGGATATTTTCGGTAAGGAAACCTGGCTGTATACGGCTTTCACCTATGAAAAATTAGAAGGCGGAGTAGTGCATACGATTACAGAAATTCCATTCCTGATCAACATGGGATGGTCGTTTGTAATTACCATCATCGTAATGATCCTGATAAGTCTTGCAGGCCCGAAAGTAAACCCGAAAGCTTTTGTTATTGATGCTTCCATGTTCAAAGTGGATAACAGAACATTGGTTTTGATTGTGGTAACCCTACTTTTACTGACCGCGCTTTACGTAAGATTTTGGTAA